Proteins encoded in a region of the Mycobacterium branderi genome:
- a CDS encoding Rv2640c family ArsR-like transcriptional regulator, translating to MPKALPVIDMSAPVCCAPVAAGPLSDADALQVAMRLKALADPMRVKIMSLLFSSRPGEETSGDLAAVLDLSESTVSHHLGQLRKAGLVISDRRGMNVFHRVKPEALQALCVVLDPNCCT from the coding sequence ATGCCCAAAGCGCTGCCCGTGATCGACATGTCTGCGCCGGTGTGCTGCGCCCCGGTGGCTGCCGGGCCGCTCAGCGATGCCGACGCGCTGCAGGTGGCGATGCGGCTCAAGGCGCTCGCCGACCCCATGCGGGTCAAGATCATGTCTCTGCTGTTCAGCTCGCGCCCCGGGGAGGAGACTAGCGGGGATCTCGCGGCTGTTCTCGACCTGAGCGAATCCACGGTCAGTCATCACCTGGGCCAGCTCCGCAAAGCCGGGCTGGTGATCTCCGACCGACGCGGCATGAACGTTTTTCACCGGGTGAAACCTGAAGCGCTGCAAGCACTCTGCGTGGTTTTGGACCCTAACTGCTGTACCTGA
- a CDS encoding ArsI/CadI family heavy metal resistance metalloenzyme gives MSRVQLALNVDDLDEAITFYTKLFGVDPAKVKPGYANFAVAEPPLKLVLLENPGKGGTINHLGVEVESSDKVHAEIARLTGEGLFTDEEIGTTCCFATQDKVWVTGPAGEKWEVYTVLADSDTFGTSPQHLDESGEDTGGVCCGGAAAASEAGQPASAASCC, from the coding sequence ATGTCCCGTGTTCAACTCGCCCTCAACGTCGACGATCTCGATGAGGCGATCACGTTCTACACCAAACTGTTTGGCGTCGATCCGGCGAAGGTGAAGCCGGGCTACGCCAACTTCGCCGTGGCCGAGCCGCCGCTGAAACTGGTGCTGCTGGAAAACCCCGGTAAGGGTGGCACCATCAACCACCTCGGCGTGGAGGTGGAGTCCAGCGACAAGGTGCACGCCGAGATCGCCCGCCTGACCGGCGAGGGCCTGTTCACCGACGAGGAAATCGGCACCACCTGTTGCTTCGCCACCCAGGACAAGGTCTGGGTGACCGGCCCGGCCGGGGAGAAATGGGAGGTCTACACCGTGCTGGCCGACTCCGACACCTTCGGCACCAGCCCCCAGCACCTCGACGAATCCGGCGAGGACACCGGCGGGGTGTGCTGCGGCGGTGCCGCCGCGGCCAGCGAGGCGGGCCAGCCGGCCAGCGCCGCGTCGTGCTGCTGA
- a CDS encoding arsenate reductase ArsC, producing the protein MTDSPVTHQLRDDLSIDQQLALKTAATRLHGEFDGTFGTETIERFLCSSYDQFAGRATIPNFLPLLAERFARQRLHALARVEGKISDGKPTVLFLCTHNAGRSQMALGYFTHMAGDRAVAWSGGSEPGNEINPAAIAAMAEVGIDITGEYPKPWTDEIVAAADVVITMGCGDACPIFPGKRYENWELPDPAGQGLDAVRPIRDDIEERVHRLLADLNVAVTR; encoded by the coding sequence ATGACCGACAGCCCCGTCACCCACCAACTGCGCGACGACCTCTCGATCGACCAACAGCTCGCCTTGAAGACCGCGGCGACCCGGCTGCACGGCGAGTTCGACGGCACGTTCGGCACCGAGACCATCGAACGGTTCCTCTGCTCGTCGTATGACCAATTCGCCGGCCGCGCCACCATTCCCAACTTCCTGCCGCTGCTGGCCGAACGGTTCGCCCGCCAACGCCTGCACGCCCTGGCCCGCGTGGAGGGCAAGATCAGCGACGGCAAACCCACCGTGCTGTTCCTGTGCACCCACAACGCCGGCCGCTCCCAGATGGCGCTCGGATACTTCACTCATATGGCGGGTGACCGCGCCGTGGCCTGGTCCGGTGGATCGGAACCCGGCAACGAGATCAACCCGGCTGCAATCGCCGCCATGGCCGAGGTCGGTATCGACATCACCGGCGAATATCCCAAACCCTGGACCGACGAAATCGTGGCTGCCGCCGACGTCGTCATCACCATGGGCTGCGGGGACGCCTGCCCGATCTTCCCCGGAAAACGCTACGAGAACTGGGAGCTTCCCGATCCGGCCGGCCAAGGCCTCGACGCTGTGCGCCCGATCCGCGACGACATCGAAGAACGCGTCCACCGGCTACTTGCTGACCTCAACGTCGCCGTCACCCGTTGA
- a CDS encoding sulfite exporter TauE/SafE family protein has product MGSTGAQDRRAAVYRWSGSPVLVVAAGMAIGVLGGLIGLGGAEFRLPLLIGVFGFAALEAVILNKAMSLIVVVTALPARLVAVSWSDVAGHWPVALNLLAGSLMGAWVGASWATRMRSATLYRVLAILLVLIATALIITHLGQLPAVQLPSAARIVVGIVAGALIGVVASLMGVAGGELIIPTIVLLFALDIKIAGTLSLAVSLPTMLVAFTRYSRDASFSVLHHNRRFVILMAAGSIAGTMLGGLLLGVVSSTVLIPLLAALLVLSSIKVWRHH; this is encoded by the coding sequence ATGGGTAGTACCGGTGCTCAGGATCGTCGCGCGGCGGTGTATCGGTGGTCGGGCTCGCCGGTGCTGGTGGTCGCGGCGGGAATGGCGATCGGCGTTCTGGGCGGTCTGATCGGGTTGGGTGGGGCCGAGTTTCGGCTTCCGTTGTTGATCGGGGTGTTCGGTTTCGCTGCCTTGGAGGCGGTCATCCTGAACAAGGCGATGAGCTTGATCGTCGTGGTGACCGCGTTGCCGGCCCGGCTGGTCGCCGTCTCATGGAGTGATGTGGCCGGGCACTGGCCGGTGGCGCTCAATCTGCTGGCCGGCAGCCTGATGGGGGCTTGGGTGGGGGCGTCGTGGGCGACCCGGATGCGTTCGGCGACCCTCTACCGGGTGTTGGCGATCCTGCTGGTACTGATCGCGACAGCGTTGATCATCACCCACCTGGGCCAGCTCCCCGCGGTGCAGTTGCCCTCGGCAGCGCGGATTGTGGTGGGCATCGTGGCCGGCGCGCTCATCGGTGTCGTGGCGTCCCTGATGGGGGTTGCCGGTGGCGAATTGATCATCCCGACGATCGTGTTGCTGTTCGCCCTCGACATCAAAATCGCGGGCACCCTATCGCTGGCGGTCTCACTGCCCACCATGCTCGTTGCGTTCACCCGCTACAGCCGCGACGCCAGTTTCAGCGTGCTGCATCACAACCGGCGATTCGTCATCCTCATGGCGGCCGGCTCGATCGCCGGGACCATGCTGGGCGGCCTGCTTCTCGGCGTCGTTTCCAGCACCGTCCTGATCCCGCTGTTGGCCGCTCTGCTGGTGCTGTCCTCGATCAAAGTCTGGAGACACCACTGA
- a CDS encoding ArsR/SmtB family transcription factor, whose translation MSKPQELLPDQDACCPPGALLHEPLTAAAAADMAVKLKALADPVRLQLFSAIASHAGGQACVCDISADIEVSQPTISHHLKVLRDAGLLTSQRRASWVYYAVVPETLASLAVLLGTTTAHTMAGVPA comes from the coding sequence ATGTCGAAACCGCAGGAGTTGCTGCCCGACCAAGATGCGTGTTGCCCACCCGGGGCGCTGCTGCACGAACCCCTCACGGCCGCGGCCGCCGCCGATATGGCGGTCAAACTGAAAGCCCTGGCCGATCCGGTGCGGCTGCAGCTGTTTTCGGCGATCGCCAGCCACGCTGGCGGCCAGGCCTGCGTCTGCGACATCTCCGCCGACATCGAGGTGTCACAACCGACCATCAGCCACCACCTCAAAGTCTTGCGCGACGCCGGCCTGCTGACCTCGCAGCGCCGGGCCTCCTGGGTGTATTACGCGGTGGTGCCCGAAACGCTGGCCAGCCTGGCAGTACTCCTCGGAACGACCACCGCTCACACCATGGCGGGAGTGCCGGCATGA
- a CDS encoding GNAT family N-acetyltransferase, whose amino-acid sequence MTAEHADAVLAIYQAGINTANATFDLDAPDWATFEAEHLPDHRFVATDPGGQVMGWVAASPVSSRCVHAGVIELSVYVAEHARGQGIGTLLLESVITSSQNAGIWTLQSQVFPENTATLALHHRAGFRVVGVRERHGRLHGHWRDVVLLERRSPHII is encoded by the coding sequence ATGACCGCCGAACATGCCGATGCCGTCCTGGCGATCTACCAAGCCGGGATCAACACCGCAAACGCCACCTTCGACCTCGACGCTCCGGACTGGGCAACCTTCGAGGCCGAGCACCTCCCGGATCACCGCTTCGTCGCCACCGATCCTGGCGGACAGGTCATGGGATGGGTTGCCGCTTCGCCTGTCTCCTCACGGTGCGTGCATGCCGGGGTGATCGAGCTCAGTGTGTATGTCGCCGAGCACGCGCGCGGCCAAGGTATCGGGACGCTGCTGCTGGAGTCGGTGATCACCTCCAGCCAGAACGCCGGAATCTGGACACTGCAAAGCCAGGTGTTTCCTGAGAACACCGCCACGCTCGCCCTGCACCACCGGGCCGGATTCCGCGTCGTCGGGGTGCGCGAGCGCCACGGCCGACTCCACGGCCACTGGCGTGACGTCGTCCTCCTGGAGCGGCGCAGCCCACACATCATCTGA